One Nocardia sp. BMG111209 DNA segment encodes these proteins:
- a CDS encoding ATP-binding cassette domain-containing protein, with protein sequence MSRARPPVVTATGLTKRFDTTVAVHDVSFTVAGGTVAALVGPPGSGKTTVAGMLLGLVTPTSGTRTVEGRAGAVLDPRGLQPGSTVRGQLRIYAGAAGAPDEQVDALLLRTGLHEVEEQRVRTLTVAQQTRLAAAIALLGDPPVLVLDDPFDQLDAADRSWLADLLRGYTRRGGTAVLTSQSLAAVVPIADQLIVVSEGVVVYQGTPRKLRRSHPDRLIVGASSPIALATALAAYGFTDTVMRSDGRLAVAEAGRKDIENAAVAARVQLTELVPEPVHPDRVLAALTRGGPAPVSPVPTSPYGVPR encoded by the coding sequence ATGAGCCGAGCCCGCCCGCCCGTGGTCACCGCCACGGGGCTCACCAAGCGCTTCGACACCACGGTCGCGGTGCACGACGTGAGTTTCACCGTCGCCGGCGGTACGGTCGCCGCGCTGGTCGGACCGCCCGGGTCGGGGAAGACGACCGTCGCCGGGATGCTGCTCGGACTGGTGACGCCGACCTCCGGCACCCGCACCGTCGAGGGGCGGGCCGGGGCGGTGCTGGACCCGCGCGGGCTGCAGCCGGGCAGCACGGTCCGCGGTCAGTTGCGGATCTACGCCGGGGCCGCCGGGGCGCCCGACGAACAGGTCGACGCGCTGCTGCTCCGGACCGGGCTGCACGAGGTCGAGGAGCAGCGGGTGCGCACGCTCACCGTCGCGCAGCAGACCCGGCTGGCCGCCGCGATCGCCCTGCTCGGCGATCCGCCGGTGCTCGTCCTCGACGATCCGTTCGACCAACTCGACGCCGCCGATCGGAGCTGGCTGGCGGACCTGCTGCGCGGATACACCCGCCGGGGCGGCACGGCGGTGCTCACCTCGCAGAGCCTGGCCGCGGTCGTGCCGATCGCCGATCAGCTGATCGTGGTGAGCGAGGGTGTCGTGGTGTACCAGGGCACCCCGCGCAAGCTGCGCCGCAGCCATCCCGACCGGCTCATCGTCGGCGCCTCCAGCCCGATCGCGCTGGCCACGGCGCTGGCCGCCTACGGATTCACCGATACCGTGATGCGTTCCGACGGCCGCTTGGCCGTCGCCGAGGCCGGCCGCAAGGATATCGAGAACGCCGCCGTCGCCGCCCGGGTGCAGCTGACCGAACTGGTTCCCGAACCGGTGCACCCGGATCGGGTGCTGGCCGCGCTCACCCGCGGCGGGCCGGCGCCGGTATCCCCCGTCCCGACGAGCCCGTACGGGGTACCTCGATGA
- a CDS encoding ABC transporter ATP-binding protein, with amino-acid sequence MNEMQAQAGPGWIRRLWSACRAQPGLLAGVAGSLAAGAVAEVAAPLAAKQALDNARAGNVRVIGVLAGVLVLLAVIRFATSYGRRWLAGRLALNVQHSLRVDLLTALHRYDGPRQDGLRTGQVVSRSISDLQLVQGLLAMAPLAGMSVFMSMLAAIVMLVLSPILAIVALLTVPAIAVVVYRIRPRLHAATWSAQQRAADLAQHVEETVTGVRVVKGFGQEARMVRVLEQHGRTLYAERMRAARIDARMAPTITAIPQAGLVAVIGLGGALALHGGIGIGTFLAFAAYVTMLSSNTRIVSSVVVMAQLTRAAAERVYQVVDEAPATIDPPEPRSLPDGPLGIELRSLTFGFDPDRPVLRNFDLSVRPGETVAIIGPAGSGKSTLALLLPRFYSPDSGQIVLRGSDGEADIAEVRADDLRAAIGVAFDDPFLFSDTIAANIALGHPGATPDEIRRAAEQAAADEFIAELPDGYDTVVGERGLTLSGGQRQRLALARALLANPRILILDDATSAVDAVTEAAIFEALPARAGRTTVILAHRESTLAHADRVIRLPAPAPAGTGDLWDDAPPEPDAPTSAEPAPEAAARHPVVATVPEPVAFLGEQAIATAPEIIALQRIPGNFDGAFPMPAEPVTNGSNPARPDPTADDAEHVSSTAVPRNEFTSARGNPGRADAATDRPNGVGGTDGTDLTTTTDSATDRTNGASETDLTTTADSATDRTNGASGTDDTNLTTSVDAVPDRTNGVNGTGLPTSADATTGRSNRLGGNGSAPDEQRRADAGVEVRRAAGSAADRPGVAGDGMGSIRSGPEIAGHAAADVPPEIRETLAALPEIREVPGLDDRELERPDPKFRLIRLLRPVRWLLAGVVALLAADGAIGVAFPALSRYALDHGVAVGDAGALVAAAGLGAVLVLLSWVDEAIGTILSARAGERVLYGLRVRSYAHLQRLGLDYYERELSGRIMTRMTTDIDALSTFLQTGLGTALISLVTAAGIVVALLAIDTELAVVVLSTLPPLIAATLVFRRVAAAAYSQSRERVATVNADFQENVAGLRATQAYRNEAAAGRRFTDYSDGYRRSRLRAQKAIALYFAFVIGWADLAQAAVVYVGARAVAHGTTTAGTLVAFVLYLSLLFNPIVQLSQVFDGYQQARVGLQRIAALLRTPSSIAADPPHPAEAGDRISAEVEFDTVHFRYADAKTIALDDVSLHIPPGTSLALVGATGAGKSTIVKLLARLYDLPRPDPADPIDTAPHPGVIRVAGTDIRDYRLAGYRSRLGMVPQEAHLFTGDVASNIAFGKPAATRTEIEQAAAAVGALELIAGLPTGMRHPVGEGGRGLSAGQRQLIALARAELVDPDLLLLDEATAVLDPETEEKVLAAGRSVMRGRTSVIVAHRLATAARADRIAVVDRGRIVEIGTHQELLSARGHYSRMWLAAQQS; translated from the coding sequence ATGAACGAGATGCAGGCACAGGCGGGCCCGGGGTGGATCAGGCGGTTGTGGTCGGCGTGCCGGGCACAACCGGGGCTGCTCGCGGGGGTGGCGGGATCACTGGCGGCGGGGGCCGTCGCTGAGGTGGCGGCGCCGCTGGCCGCCAAACAGGCGCTGGACAACGCTCGCGCGGGGAACGTACGGGTCATCGGTGTGCTGGCCGGGGTGCTGGTACTGCTGGCGGTGATCCGGTTCGCGACCTCGTACGGGCGGCGCTGGCTCGCGGGCCGGCTCGCGCTGAATGTGCAGCACTCGCTGCGGGTGGATCTGCTGACCGCGCTGCACCGCTACGACGGGCCACGGCAGGACGGGCTGCGGACCGGGCAGGTGGTGTCGCGGTCGATCAGCGATCTGCAGCTGGTGCAGGGGCTGCTGGCGATGGCGCCGCTGGCCGGGATGTCGGTGTTCATGTCGATGCTCGCCGCGATCGTGATGCTGGTGCTGTCACCGATCCTGGCGATCGTGGCGCTGCTGACCGTGCCGGCCATCGCGGTCGTGGTCTACCGGATCCGGCCCAGACTGCACGCGGCGACCTGGTCGGCGCAGCAGCGGGCCGCCGATCTGGCGCAGCACGTCGAGGAGACCGTCACCGGCGTGCGGGTGGTGAAGGGGTTCGGGCAGGAGGCCCGGATGGTGCGGGTGCTGGAGCAGCACGGCCGCACCCTCTACGCGGAACGGATGCGGGCCGCCCGGATCGACGCTCGGATGGCCCCCACGATCACGGCGATCCCGCAGGCCGGACTGGTCGCGGTGATCGGGCTCGGCGGCGCGCTGGCGCTGCACGGCGGTATCGGTATCGGCACCTTCCTCGCCTTCGCCGCGTACGTGACCATGCTGTCGTCCAACACCCGCATCGTGTCGAGCGTGGTCGTGATGGCCCAGCTGACCAGGGCCGCCGCCGAGCGGGTGTACCAGGTGGTCGACGAGGCGCCCGCGACCATCGACCCGCCCGAGCCGCGGTCGCTGCCGGACGGGCCGCTGGGTATCGAATTGCGTTCGCTCACCTTCGGATTCGATCCGGACCGGCCGGTGCTGCGGAATTTCGACCTGAGCGTCCGGCCCGGTGAGACGGTCGCGATCATCGGGCCCGCCGGCTCCGGCAAGTCGACGCTGGCGTTGCTGCTGCCCCGGTTCTACTCCCCCGACAGCGGGCAGATCGTGCTGCGCGGCAGCGACGGCGAGGCCGATATCGCCGAGGTGCGGGCCGACGACCTGCGGGCGGCGATCGGGGTGGCCTTCGACGACCCGTTCCTGTTCTCCGACACCATCGCCGCCAATATCGCGCTCGGTCATCCCGGCGCCACGCCGGACGAGATCCGCCGGGCGGCCGAACAGGCCGCCGCGGACGAGTTCATCGCCGAACTGCCCGACGGGTACGACACCGTGGTCGGCGAGCGCGGGCTGACCCTGTCCGGCGGTCAGCGCCAGCGCCTGGCCCTGGCTCGCGCGTTGCTGGCGAATCCGCGCATCCTGATCCTGGACGACGCGACCTCCGCCGTCGACGCCGTCACCGAAGCCGCGATCTTCGAGGCCCTGCCCGCCCGCGCGGGCCGCACCACGGTGATCCTGGCCCACCGCGAATCCACCCTGGCCCACGCCGACCGGGTGATCCGCCTCCCCGCACCCGCACCCGCCGGAACCGGTGATCTCTGGGACGATGCGCCCCCGGAACCGGACGCCCCGACCTCGGCCGAACCGGCGCCGGAGGCGGCTGCCCGGCACCCGGTCGTCGCGACCGTACCCGAGCCCGTCGCCTTCCTGGGCGAGCAGGCGATCGCCACCGCGCCGGAAATCATTGCGCTGCAACGAATCCCGGGAAATTTCGACGGCGCATTCCCGATGCCCGCCGAACCGGTGACGAACGGATCGAACCCGGCCCGCCCCGACCCGACAGCGGACGACGCCGAACACGTTTCCTCCACAGCCGTCCCCAGGAACGAATTCACCTCTGCCCGCGGCAATCCCGGCCGAGCCGACGCCGCGACGGACCGGCCGAACGGCGTCGGCGGAACCGACGGCACCGACCTCACGACAACGACCGACTCCGCGACCGACCGGACGAACGGTGCCAGCGAGACCGACCTCACGACAACCGCCGACTCCGCGACCGACCGGACGAATGGTGCCAGCGGAACCGACGACACCAACCTCACGACGAGCGTCGACGCCGTGCCGGACCGGACGAACGGTGTCAACGGCACCGGCCTCCCGACGAGCGCCGACGCTACGACCGGCCGATCGAATCGTCTCGGTGGGAACGGCAGTGCGCCGGACGAACAGCGGCGAGCCGACGCCGGGGTCGAGGTGCGGCGGGCTGCCGGTTCAGCGGCGGACCGGCCGGGCGTCGCCGGTGACGGGATGGGGAGCATTCGTTCCGGACCCGAGATCGCCGGGCACGCGGCCGCCGATGTGCCGCCGGAGATCCGGGAGACGCTGGCGGCGCTGCCGGAGATTCGCGAAGTGCCGGGGCTCGACGATCGGGAGTTGGAGCGGCCCGATCCGAAATTCCGGCTGATCCGGCTGCTGCGGCCCGTGCGATGGCTGCTGGCGGGGGTCGTGGCGCTGCTGGCCGCCGACGGGGCGATCGGCGTGGCCTTCCCGGCGCTGTCCCGGTACGCGCTGGACCACGGCGTGGCCGTCGGCGACGCGGGCGCCCTGGTGGCAGCGGCCGGACTGGGCGCGGTACTGGTCCTGCTGAGCTGGGTGGACGAGGCGATCGGCACGATCCTCTCGGCGCGTGCCGGTGAACGGGTGCTCTACGGATTGCGGGTGCGCAGCTACGCCCACCTGCAGCGGCTGGGACTCGATTACTACGAGCGGGAGTTGTCCGGTCGCATCATGACCCGGATGACCACGGATATCGACGCGCTGTCCACCTTCCTGCAGACCGGGCTCGGTACCGCGCTGATCAGCCTGGTCACCGCGGCCGGCATCGTGGTGGCGCTGCTGGCGATCGATACCGAGCTGGCCGTGGTGGTGTTGTCGACGCTGCCGCCGCTGATCGCGGCGACGCTGGTGTTCCGCCGCGTGGCCGCCGCCGCCTATTCGCAGTCGCGGGAGCGGGTGGCGACCGTGAACGCCGACTTCCAGGAGAACGTCGCCGGGCTGCGGGCCACCCAGGCGTATCGGAACGAGGCCGCCGCGGGCCGCCGGTTCACCGACTATTCGGACGGGTACCGCCGCAGCCGGTTGCGGGCGCAGAAGGCGATCGCGCTGTATTTCGCCTTCGTGATCGGCTGGGCGGATCTGGCGCAGGCCGCGGTGGTCTACGTGGGTGCGCGGGCCGTCGCGCACGGGACCACCACGGCCGGCACCCTGGTCGCGTTCGTGCTGTATCTGAGCCTGTTGTTCAACCCGATCGTGCAGTTGTCGCAGGTCTTCGACGGATATCAGCAGGCCCGAGTCGGGTTGCAGCGGATCGCCGCGCTGCTGCGCACGCCGTCGTCGATCGCCGCCGATCCCCCGCATCCGGCCGAGGCGGGTGACCGGATATCGGCCGAGGTCGAATTCGACACCGTGCACTTCCGCTATGCCGACGCGAAAACCATTGCGCTGGATGATGTTTCACTGCACATCCCGCCGGGAACCAGTCTGGCGCTGGTCGGCGCGACCGGTGCGGGCAAGTCGACGATCGTGAAGCTGCTGGCCCGGCTGTACGACCTGCCGCGTCCGGATCCCGCCGATCCGATTGATACCGCACCCCATCCGGGTGTGATTCGTGTCGCCGGTACGGACATCCGGGACTATCGCCTCGCCGGCTACCGCTCCCGCCTCGGCATGGTGCCGCAGGAGGCGCATCTGTTCACCGGCGATGTCGCGAGCAATATCGCCTTCGGGAAACCGGCCGCGACCAGGACGGAGATCGAGCAGGCGGCCGCGGCGGTGGGTGCGCTGGAGCTGATCGCCGGGCTGCCGACGGGCATGCGGCACCCGGTCGGCGAGGGCGGTCGCGGCCTGTCGGCCGGTCAGCGGCAGCTGATCGCGCTGGCCCGGGCCGAACTGGTCGACCCGGATCTGCTGCTGCTCGACGAGGCGACCGCGGTACTCGACCCGGAAACCGAGGAGAAAGTGCTGGCCGCGGGCCGTTCGGTGATGCGCGGCCGGACCTCGGTGATCGTCGCGCACCGGCTGGCGACCGCCGCCCGCGCCGACCGGATCGCCGTCGTCGACCGTGGCCGAATTGTCGAAATCGGCACCCACCAGGAGCTCCTGTCGGCGCGCGGTCACTATTCCCGCATGTGGCTCGCTGCACAGCAGAGCTGA
- a CDS encoding multifunctional oxoglutarate decarboxylase/oxoglutarate dehydrogenase thiamine pyrophosphate-binding subunit/dihydrolipoyllysine-residue succinyltransferase subunit, giving the protein MRRTPAVSSSTSQFGQNQWLVDEMYQRYKQDPSSVDESWHEFLADYTPDATADTTANGQSAVAAPATAAPAPAPKPAAAPAASTPAPKPAAAPAPKPAAASAPKPAAAPAAPVAPAASAVPAPKIAAPASTAAAPPQARTAQPAAAAAPTTTPKPAEPAADESQVLRGPAAAIVKNMSASLTIPTATSVRALPAKLMIDNRVVINNHLARTRGGKISFTHLLGYAIVQAVKSFPNMNRHFAEIDGKPNAVTPAHTNLGLAIDLPGKNGSRTLVVAAIKNTETMTFGQFHSAYEDIVRRARDGKLTTEDFTGVTISLTNPGTIGTNHSVPRLMPGQGAIVGAGAMEYPAEFQGMSDEQLAEIGVGKLMTLTSTYDHRIIQGAESGDFLRTIHQLLIADEFYDEVFHTMGVPYEPVRWRKDIKERGVDKSVRVQEMIAAYRDRGHLMADTDPLRLVKDKFRSHPDLDVTQHGLTLWDLDREFNVAGFHGQERMKLRDVLSILRDAYCRHVGVEYTHILDPEQRKWIQDRVEQKHDKPTVAQQKYILSRLNAAEAFETFLQTKYVGQKRFSLEGAETTIPMMDAVIDQCAEHALDEVVIGMPHRGRLNVLANIVGKPYSQIFTEFEGNMNPAATHGSGDVKYHLGAEGTYIQMFGDNDIKVSLTANPSHLEAVDPVVEGLVRAKQDLLTKEDLITKGEEARTFSVVPMMLHGDAAFAGQGVVAETLNLGGLRGYRVGGTVHIVVNNQIGFTTAPENSRSTEYSTDIAKFIGAPVFHVNGDDPEACVWVAQLAVDFREQFHKDVVIDLICYRRRGHNEGDDPSMTQPYMYDVIDTKRSVRKSYTEALIGRGDISMKEAEDALRDYQGQLERVFNEVRELEKYPPSPSHSVETEQTVPTTVVTAVDKTVLQRIGDAFLNVPEGFSVHPRVKPVLEKRREMAYEGKVDWAFGELLAFGTLVDEGRAVRLTGQDSRRGTFSQRHSVVIDRKSGAEYTPLHNIGSANPGWFAVHDSALSEYAAVGFEYGYSLGNPEALVLWEAQFGDFVNGAQSIIDEFISSGEAKWGQLSEVVLLLPHGHEGQGPDHTSGRIERFLQLCAEGSMTVAVPSTPSNYFHLLRRHVLDGIRRPLIVFTPKSMLRNKAVVSDIEDFTDNKFRSVLEEPTYETGDGDRSKVKRILLTSGKLYYELAAEKAKKNRDDVAIVRIEQLYPIPSYRLNEKLATYPNATDLVWVQEEPANQGAWPFFGLNLPEILPERFGKLRRISRRAMSAPSSGSGKVHAVEQAEIVGEAFAPTA; this is encoded by the coding sequence ATGAGGCGAACACCTGCTGTGAGCAGCTCAACATCCCAGTTCGGACAGAACCAGTGGCTCGTCGACGAGATGTACCAAAGGTACAAACAAGACCCCTCGTCCGTCGATGAGAGCTGGCACGAGTTTCTGGCCGACTACACCCCGGATGCCACGGCCGACACCACGGCCAACGGGCAGTCCGCTGTCGCCGCCCCGGCGACCGCCGCGCCCGCCCCGGCGCCGAAGCCCGCTGCCGCGCCCGCCGCCTCCACCCCGGCCCCGAAGCCTGCCGCCGCCCCGGCCCCCAAGCCCGCCGCCGCTTCGGCCCCCAAGCCAGCCGCCGCACCCGCCGCACCCGTGGCCCCCGCCGCGTCCGCGGTGCCCGCTCCGAAGATCGCCGCCCCGGCCTCGACCGCCGCCGCGCCGCCGCAGGCGCGCACCGCGCAGCCCGCCGCGGCCGCCGCGCCGACCACCACCCCGAAGCCCGCCGAGCCGGCCGCCGACGAGTCGCAGGTGCTGCGCGGCCCGGCCGCCGCCATCGTGAAGAACATGTCGGCCTCGCTGACCATCCCGACCGCGACCAGCGTGCGGGCCCTCCCGGCGAAACTGATGATCGACAACCGGGTGGTCATCAACAACCATCTGGCCCGCACCCGCGGCGGCAAGATCTCGTTCACCCATCTGCTCGGTTACGCGATCGTGCAGGCGGTCAAGTCGTTCCCGAACATGAACCGGCACTTCGCCGAGATCGACGGCAAGCCGAACGCGGTCACCCCCGCGCACACCAATCTCGGCCTGGCCATCGACCTACCCGGGAAGAACGGCAGCCGCACGCTCGTGGTCGCGGCCATCAAGAACACCGAGACCATGACCTTCGGGCAGTTCCACTCCGCCTACGAGGACATCGTCCGCCGCGCCCGTGACGGCAAGCTGACCACCGAGGACTTCACCGGGGTCACCATCTCGCTGACCAACCCGGGCACCATCGGCACCAATCATTCGGTGCCGCGGCTGATGCCGGGCCAGGGCGCCATCGTCGGCGCCGGCGCGATGGAGTACCCGGCCGAATTCCAGGGTATGAGCGACGAACAGCTCGCCGAGATCGGCGTCGGCAAGCTGATGACGCTGACCTCGACCTACGATCATCGCATCATCCAGGGCGCGGAGTCCGGCGACTTCCTGCGCACCATCCATCAGCTCCTCATCGCGGACGAGTTCTACGACGAGGTCTTCCACACGATGGGTGTGCCGTACGAGCCGGTGCGGTGGCGCAAGGACATCAAGGAACGCGGCGTCGACAAGAGCGTGCGCGTCCAGGAGATGATCGCCGCCTATCGCGACCGCGGTCACCTGATGGCCGACACCGATCCGCTGCGGCTGGTCAAGGACAAGTTCCGCAGCCACCCGGACCTCGACGTCACCCAGCACGGCCTGACCCTGTGGGATCTGGACCGCGAGTTCAACGTCGCGGGCTTCCACGGCCAGGAGCGCATGAAACTGCGCGACGTGCTGTCCATCCTGCGCGACGCGTACTGCCGGCACGTCGGTGTCGAGTACACCCACATCCTCGATCCCGAGCAGCGCAAGTGGATCCAGGACCGGGTCGAGCAGAAGCACGACAAGCCGACCGTCGCACAGCAGAAGTACATCCTGTCCCGGCTGAACGCGGCCGAGGCCTTCGAGACCTTCCTGCAGACCAAGTACGTCGGCCAGAAGCGCTTCTCGCTGGAGGGCGCCGAGACCACCATCCCGATGATGGACGCGGTCATCGACCAGTGCGCCGAGCACGCGCTCGACGAGGTCGTCATCGGTATGCCGCACCGCGGCCGCCTGAACGTGCTGGCCAATATCGTCGGCAAGCCCTACTCGCAGATCTTCACCGAGTTCGAGGGCAACATGAACCCGGCCGCCACCCACGGCTCCGGCGACGTGAAGTACCACCTCGGCGCCGAGGGCACCTACATCCAGATGTTCGGCGACAACGACATCAAGGTGTCGCTGACCGCGAATCCGTCGCATCTGGAGGCGGTCGACCCGGTCGTGGAGGGTCTGGTCCGCGCCAAGCAGGACCTGCTCACCAAGGAAGACCTGATCACCAAGGGTGAGGAGGCGCGCACCTTCTCCGTCGTGCCGATGATGCTGCACGGCGACGCGGCCTTCGCGGGCCAGGGTGTGGTCGCCGAGACGCTGAATCTCGGTGGCCTGCGCGGCTATCGGGTCGGCGGCACCGTGCACATCGTGGTGAACAACCAGATCGGTTTCACCACCGCGCCGGAGAACAGCCGGTCCACCGAATACTCCACCGATATCGCCAAGTTCATCGGCGCGCCGGTGTTCCACGTCAACGGCGACGATCCGGAGGCGTGTGTCTGGGTGGCGCAGCTGGCGGTCGACTTCCGCGAGCAGTTCCACAAGGACGTGGTGATCGACCTCATCTGCTACCGCCGCCGCGGCCACAACGAGGGCGACGACCCGTCGATGACCCAGCCGTACATGTACGACGTCATCGACACCAAGCGCAGCGTCCGCAAGTCCTACACCGAGGCCCTGATCGGCCGTGGTGACATCTCCATGAAGGAGGCCGAGGACGCGCTGCGCGACTACCAGGGCCAGCTGGAGCGGGTGTTCAACGAGGTCCGCGAACTGGAGAAGTACCCGCCGTCCCCGAGCCACTCGGTCGAGACGGAGCAGACCGTCCCGACGACGGTCGTCACCGCCGTCGACAAGACCGTGCTGCAGCGCATCGGCGACGCCTTCCTGAACGTGCCCGAGGGCTTCTCCGTGCATCCGCGCGTGAAGCCGGTGCTGGAGAAGCGCCGCGAGATGGCCTACGAGGGCAAGGTGGACTGGGCGTTCGGCGAGCTGCTGGCGTTCGGCACCCTGGTCGACGAGGGCCGCGCGGTGCGGCTGACCGGTCAGGACTCCCGCCGCGGCACCTTCTCGCAGCGGCATTCGGTGGTCATCGACCGTAAGTCCGGCGCCGAGTACACCCCGCTGCACAACATCGGCAGCGCCAACCCGGGCTGGTTCGCGGTGCACGACTCGGCGCTGTCCGAGTACGCCGCGGTCGGCTTCGAATACGGCTACTCCCTGGGCAATCCGGAAGCGCTGGTGCTCTGGGAGGCGCAGTTCGGCGACTTCGTCAACGGCGCCCAGTCGATCATCGACGAGTTCATCTCCTCCGGTGAGGCCAAGTGGGGTCAGCTGTCGGAGGTCGTGCTGCTGCTGCCGCACGGTCACGAGGGTCAGGGCCCGGACCACACCTCCGGCCGCATCGAGCGGTTCCTGCAGCTGTGCGCCGAGGGTTCGATGACGGTGGCGGTCCCGTCCACCCCGTCGAACTACTTCCACCTGCTGCGCCGGCACGTGCTCGACGGCATCCGCCGCCCGCTGATCGTCTTCACCCCGAAGTCGATGCTGCGCAACAAGGCCGTGGTCTCCGATATCGAGGACTTCACCGACAACAAGTTCCGCTCGGTGCTCGAGGAGCCGACCTACGAGACCGGCGACGGCGACCGTTCGAAGGTGAAGCGGATCCTGCTGACCTCCGGCAAGCTCTACTACGAGCTGGCCGCCGAGAAGGCCAAGAAGAACCGTGACGACGTGGCGATCGTCCGGATCGAGCAGCTGTACCCGATCCCGTCGTACCGCCTCAACGAGAAGCTGGCCACCTACCCCAACGCCACCGACCTGGTGTGGGTGCAGGAGGAGCCGGCCAACCAGGGCGCCTGGCCGTTCTTCGGCCTGAACCTGCCGGAGATCCTGCCGGAACGCTTCGGCAAGCTCCGCCGCATCTCGCGCCGCGCCATGTCGGCCCCGTCCTCGGGCTCCGGCAAGGTGCACGCCGTCGAACAGGCGGAGATCGTCGGCGAGGCCTTCGCCCCGACCGCCTGA
- a CDS encoding DHA2 family efflux MFS transporter permease subunit, translating into MTTQRNPWLALGALVVGFFMILLDMTIVAVANPAIMTDLHTDINKVIWVTSAYLLAYAVPLLITGRLGDRVGPKNVYLMGLVVFTLSSLWCGLSGNIEMLIAARAVQGLGAALMTPQTMAVITRTFPAHQRGAAMGAWGGVAGLATLVGPILGGVLVDGLGWNWIFYINVPIGVIAFAMAWALVPKLETHRHKFDLTGVVLSAAGMLLLVFGIQEGNDRHWDATIWGLIIGGVVVLGVFLYTQARNTGEPLVPLSLFGDRNFALANLGIAAMGATMTTLMVPAYFWLEAVRGYTPSQSGLVFAPMAVATGVFGPIVGKISDRMNPKILPTVGFAVFSAVVFTYAAMMTPHSPIALFMIIGVASGFANACIWAPLASTATRNLPIQQAGAAAGVYNTTRQIGSVLGSAAISALVSSRVSAQGLVTGKMSEGAGAHIPPAIADKFSTALSQSMLLPGFILLIGVAASIGFVRSKSAPAGAPAPTTAVPVDAGH; encoded by the coding sequence ATGACGACACAACGTAATCCGTGGCTGGCGCTGGGCGCGCTGGTCGTCGGATTCTTCATGATCCTGCTGGACATGACCATCGTCGCGGTGGCCAATCCGGCGATCATGACCGATCTGCACACCGACATCAACAAGGTCATCTGGGTCACCAGCGCCTACCTGCTCGCCTACGCGGTACCGCTGCTGATCACCGGCCGGCTCGGCGATCGTGTCGGCCCGAAGAACGTCTACCTCATGGGCCTGGTGGTCTTCACCCTGTCCTCGCTGTGGTGCGGTCTGTCCGGCAACATCGAGATGCTCATCGCCGCCCGCGCGGTGCAGGGCCTCGGCGCGGCGCTGATGACCCCGCAGACCATGGCGGTGATCACCCGGACCTTCCCGGCGCATCAGCGCGGCGCGGCCATGGGCGCGTGGGGCGGCGTCGCCGGCCTGGCCACCCTGGTCGGCCCGATCCTCGGCGGCGTGCTGGTCGACGGCCTGGGCTGGAACTGGATCTTCTACATCAACGTGCCGATCGGCGTGATCGCCTTCGCCATGGCCTGGGCGCTGGTACCGAAGCTGGAGACCCACCGGCACAAGTTCGACCTCACCGGCGTCGTCCTGTCGGCCGCCGGCATGCTGCTGCTGGTGTTCGGTATCCAGGAGGGCAACGACCGGCACTGGGATGCCACGATCTGGGGCCTGATCATCGGCGGCGTGGTGGTACTGGGCGTATTCCTCTACACCCAGGCCCGCAACACCGGTGAGCCGCTGGTACCGCTGAGTTTGTTCGGCGACCGCAACTTCGCGCTGGCCAACCTCGGCATCGCGGCGATGGGCGCCACCATGACCACCCTGATGGTGCCCGCCTACTTCTGGCTGGAGGCGGTGCGCGGCTACACCCCGTCGCAGTCGGGTCTGGTGTTCGCGCCGATGGCCGTCGCAACCGGTGTCTTCGGCCCGATCGTCGGCAAGATCTCCGACCGGATGAACCCGAAGATCCTGCCCACCGTCGGCTTCGCGGTGTTCTCGGCGGTCGTGTTCACCTACGCCGCGATGATGACCCCGCACAGCCCGATCGCGCTGTTCATGATCATCGGAGTGGCCTCCGGCTTCGCCAACGCCTGCATCTGGGCCCCGCTGGCCTCGACCGCCACCCGCAACCTGCCGATCCAGCAGGCCGGCGCCGCGGCGGGCGTCTACAACACCACCCGCCAGATCGGCTCGGTACTCGGCAGCGCCGCGATCAGCGCCCTGGTGTCGTCCCGGGTCAGCGCGCAGGGCCTGGTCACCGGCAAGATGTCCGAAGGCGCCGGCGCCCACATCCCGCCCGCCATCGCCGACAAGTTCAGCACCGCACTGAGCCAGTCGATGCTGCTCCCCGGTTTCATCCTGCTGATCGGCGTGGCCGCCTCCATCGGCTTCGTCCGCTCCAAGTCCGCCCCGGCCGGCGCCCCCGCGCCGACCACCGCGGTCCCGGTCGACGCCGGCCACTGA